A single window of Eucalyptus grandis isolate ANBG69807.140 chromosome 1, ASM1654582v1, whole genome shotgun sequence DNA harbors:
- the LOC104444783 gene encoding LOW QUALITY PROTEIN: zeatin O-glucosyltransferase (The sequence of the model RefSeq protein was modified relative to this genomic sequence to represent the inferred CDS: deleted 2 bases in 1 codon), with translation MEDVSGSVAVIMVPLPAQGHLNQLLQLAHLIASCGVPVHYVGSSSHNRQAKLRSHVPPSSVPSDIRFHDFPTPPIPSPAPSPNSPYKFPSHLQPAFNATSSLRGPVASLVRSLSSVSRRVVVVYDSLMASVVQDAASVPNAEIYLFQPPSAFMLCWFTWESIGMAPPPEVEVDLAELISSKGFPSIVDSCPNEFLKFVESQKECQKFNSGCIHNTCRVVEGRFVDLFASATANGTAIKHWAIGPFNPVKVPEKSSRRSAHGCMEWLDKQAPSSVIYVSFGTTTVLSDEQIREIAMGLERSGQKFIWVLREADKADIFGGGGEARKIELPQGFEEMAAARDLGVVRDWAPQLEILGHPATGGFLSHCGWNSCMESISMGVPILAWPMHSDQPLNAVLITQVLKIGLIVKDWMSPDDVVKSSAIEGAVKALMASEEGEEARKRAAELGAAVRGSMDEGGVSRAELDSFIAHISR, from the exons ATGGAAGACGTCTCGGGATCAGTGGCGGTGATCATGGTGCCTCTTCCGGCGCAAGGCCACCTCAACCAGCTCCTCCAGCTCGCCCACCTCATCGCCTCCTGCGGCGTCCCCGTCCACTACGTCGGCTCCTCCTCCCACAACCGCCAGGCCAAGCTCCGCTCCCACGTCCCGCCCTCGTCCGTGCCCAGCGACATCCGCTTCCACGATTTTCCAACCCCGCCCATCCCCTCCCCCGCCCCCAGCCCTAATTCCCCTTACAAGTTCCCCTCCCACCTCCAGCCGGCGTTCAACGCCACTTCGTCACTTCGCGGCCCCGTCGCCTCCCTCGTCCGCTCCCTGTCCTCAGTGTCGAGGCGGGTCGTAGTGGTCTACGACTCGCTGATGGCGTCTGTGGTCCAGGACGCTGCCTCGGTCCCCAATGCCGAGATTTATCTCTTCCAACCTCCTTCCGCGTTCATGCTCTGTTGGTTTACCTGGGAGAGCATAGGGATGGCGCCCCCGCCGGAGGTGGAGGTCGACCTCGCGGAGCTTATCTCCTCCAAGGGCTTCCCGTCCATCGTGGACTCCTGCCCCAACGAGTTCTTGAAGTTCGTGGAGTCGCAGAAAGAGTGCCAGAAGTTCAACTCGGGGTGCATCCACAACACCTGCAGGGTCGTCGAAGGCCGTTTCGTAGACTTATTTGCCAGTGCAACAGCGAACGGCACCGCGATCAAGCACTGGGCAATAGGGCCGTTCAACCCGGTCAAAGTACCCGAAAAGAGTTCGAGAAGATCGGCTCACGGATGCATGGAGTGGCTCGACAAGCAAGCACCGAGCTCGGTGATATACGTGTCATTCGGCACCACGACGGTGCTGAGCGACGAGCAGATCCGCGAGATCGCCATGGGGTTGGAACGTAGTGGACAGAAGTTCATCTGGGTATTGAGGGAAGCTGATAAGGCGGACATTttcggcggaggaggagaggcgAGGAAAATCGAACTGCCCCAGGGGTTCGAAGAGATGGCGGCGGCTCGAGATTTAGGG GTGGTGAGGGACTGGGCGCCGCAGCTCGAGATCTTGGGGCACCCCGCGACCGGTGGGTTCTTGAGCCACTGCGGATGGAACTCTTGCATGGAGAGCATCAGCATGGGAGTGCCGATCCTCGCATGGCCGATGCATTCGGATCAGCCCCTTAATGCAGTCTTGATCACACAAGTCCTCAAGATTGGACTTATCGTCAAGGACTGGATGAGCCCAGACGACGTTGTGAAGTCCTCCGCTATCGAAGGCGCCGTGAAGGCACTCATGGCGTCGGAGGAAGGGGAGGAGGCGAGGAAGAGGGCGGCTGAGTTAGGGGCGGCCGTCCGGGGGTCGATGGATGAGGGCGGAGTTTCTCGGGCCGAGTTGGACTCTTTCATCGCTCACATCTCTAGATAG